Proteins co-encoded in one Haloarcula pelagica genomic window:
- a CDS encoding ABC transporter ATP-binding protein, with protein MSEADNPHVERTSSEAKISIDGIDKIYGRDTANPVQALHDINLDIYENEFVSIIGPSGCGKTTLLKCLGDIIEPTRGTIHVGDGTAAQARENNDMSFFFQEDVLLPWRSVIDNVLLPLEIQGKDTSDPEVREQAEEVIETVGLGGFEDSTPQQLSGGMRQRVALARGFVYDPEIFLMDEPFAALDELTRRKMNRELLRIHQEIQKTTVFVTHHITEAVWLSDRVIVLSPQPGEVHDIVDVDLPRPRSEDTRTLDAFVEYDESLTETVMELDMT; from the coding sequence ATGTCCGAAGCGGATAACCCACACGTCGAGCGGACGAGCAGCGAGGCGAAGATCTCCATCGACGGTATCGACAAGATCTACGGCCGGGACACGGCCAACCCGGTACAGGCGCTACACGATATCAACCTCGACATCTACGAGAACGAGTTCGTCTCGATCATCGGTCCGAGCGGATGCGGGAAGACGACGTTGCTGAAGTGTCTCGGTGACATCATCGAACCGACTCGGGGGACGATACACGTCGGGGACGGGACGGCCGCCCAGGCCCGCGAGAACAACGACATGTCCTTTTTCTTTCAAGAGGACGTGTTACTCCCGTGGCGCAGTGTCATCGACAACGTGCTGCTCCCCCTGGAGATCCAGGGGAAAGACACGAGCGATCCCGAGGTTCGAGAGCAGGCCGAGGAAGTAATCGAGACGGTCGGTCTCGGCGGGTTCGAGGACAGCACCCCACAGCAACTCAGCGGCGGGATGCGCCAGCGCGTCGCGCTCGCCCGCGGATTCGTCTACGATCCAGAGATCTTCCTGATGGACGAACCGTTCGCGGCCCTCGACGAACTGACCCGTCGGAAGATGAACCGGGAGCTGTTGCGGATCCACCAGGAGATCCAGAAGACGACGGTCTTCGTCACGCACCACATCACCGAGGCGGTGTGGCTCTCCGACCGGGTGATCGTCCTCTCTCCCCAACCCGGCGAGGTTCACGACATCGTCGATGTCGACCTTCCGCGCCCGCGTAGCGAAGACACGCGCACGCTCGATGCATTCGTCGAGTACGACGAATCGTTGACCGAGACCGTGATGGAACTGGACATGACCTGA
- a CDS encoding Lrp/AsnC family transcriptional regulator, producing the protein MATELDTVDKQILDLLHDEGRATYNDIGEELGITGNTVRRRMDRMREEGIIRKFTVMTDPAKLDYLTVAFGLSTEAGRTDDIAEEIAETDCVYKLWVLSGTHNIIFDARFEDTEHFQSFTHDVLHAVEGIASYESSIVTRSVIDDGSTVLMSDEEDAAEQTVASVED; encoded by the coding sequence ATGGCAACGGAACTAGACACAGTCGACAAACAGATCCTGGATCTCCTTCACGACGAAGGGAGAGCGACGTACAACGACATCGGCGAGGAACTCGGGATCACAGGAAACACGGTCAGACGGCGGATGGACCGGATGCGTGAGGAGGGGATCATCCGGAAGTTCACCGTGATGACCGACCCGGCGAAGCTCGACTATCTGACCGTCGCGTTCGGGCTCAGCACGGAGGCTGGCCGCACGGACGACATCGCCGAGGAGATCGCCGAGACCGATTGTGTCTACAAGCTCTGGGTCCTCTCCGGAACGCACAACATCATCTTCGACGCGCGGTTCGAGGACACTGAACACTTTCAGTCGTTCACCCACGACGTGCTTCACGCAGTCGAGGGGATCGCCTCATACGAGTCGTCGATCGTGACGCGGTCGGTGATCGACGACGGCAGTACGGTTCTGATGTCCGACGAGGAGGACGCGGCCGAGCAGACAGTCGCCTCCGTGGAAGACTGA
- a CDS encoding amidohydrolase family protein: MTVDFGGHLYPESVYPDPIREGQLGELLGPRLSDPDTLVDLYDAAGVDEVVLSQPFYMGSSDVEGVRSANDALLEVVTDYDRFYGLAAIPVAAGGEAAAREFERALDQGYHGGAVETKTEGVELTDSQLEPVFEVAERHDAPLLVHPKLHESVHPEALDDTYLLNAIFGREAALSESICKVIHEGVLDSYQDLNLVFHHLGGNIASMLGRVHLQLDAGRWPGQDSVVPYEEFKRYLDERIYLDTSGFFGYEQPLRATFDEIPTSQVVFGTDYPFEPRDGDEIDELAAAVDRCSPEGAAQQVLAENALSLLVDP; encoded by the coding sequence ATGACGGTCGACTTCGGCGGTCACCTCTACCCGGAGTCGGTGTATCCCGATCCGATACGCGAGGGGCAACTCGGTGAGTTACTCGGCCCTCGGCTCTCCGATCCCGATACCCTCGTTGACCTGTACGACGCCGCGGGCGTCGACGAGGTCGTCCTCTCACAGCCCTTCTACATGGGCTCGTCGGATGTCGAGGGCGTCCGCAGCGCAAACGACGCGCTGCTGGAAGTCGTCACCGACTACGACCGGTTCTACGGACTGGCAGCGATCCCGGTTGCCGCTGGCGGCGAGGCCGCCGCACGGGAGTTCGAGCGGGCACTGGACCAGGGCTACCACGGTGGCGCGGTCGAGACGAAGACCGAAGGCGTCGAACTGACCGACAGCCAACTGGAACCGGTCTTCGAGGTCGCGGAACGCCACGACGCGCCACTGCTCGTCCACCCCAAACTCCACGAGTCGGTCCATCCCGAGGCGCTGGACGACACGTACCTGCTGAACGCGATCTTCGGACGGGAGGCGGCCCTCTCCGAGAGCATCTGTAAGGTGATCCACGAGGGCGTCCTCGACTCCTACCAGGACCTGAACCTCGTCTTCCACCATCTCGGCGGGAACATCGCCAGCATGCTCGGGCGGGTCCACCTCCAGCTAGACGCGGGCCGCTGGCCGGGGCAGGACTCGGTAGTCCCCTACGAGGAGTTCAAGCGGTATCTCGACGAGCGAATCTACCTCGATACGTCCGGATTCTTCGGATATGAACAGCCCCTTCGAGCGACCTTCGACGAGATCCCGACCTCGCAGGTGGTGTTCGGAACCGACTACCCCTTCGAGCCCCGCGACGGGGACGAAATCGACGAATTGGCCGCCGCTGTCGATCGCTGCTCCCCAGAGGGGGCGGCACAACAGGTGTTAGCCGAGAACGCGCTCTCGCTTCTCGTCGATCCGTGA
- a CDS encoding cysteine hydrolase family protein, with amino-acid sequence MDPETTAVLTVDLHRGHLDPEIATLPVPADRAEEIVDASERLVTAARANDFPVIHVTTAYRDASEITSNPKWNETEVSDGDSREAISEHNVYGNTEGMEIMPALAADEDTFLQPKKRYSPFLETDLPFVLRVNDIETLVVAGVNTNTCVQCTCFEATNRDYEVVVVEDCVGSMDGEEFHQLGLKNIDQALGTVESLDQVTESFEN; translated from the coding sequence ATGGATCCTGAGACCACGGCTGTCCTCACAGTCGATCTCCACCGGGGCCATCTCGATCCGGAGATCGCGACCCTACCAGTACCCGCGGACCGAGCGGAAGAGATCGTCGACGCGTCGGAGCGGCTCGTCACGGCGGCCAGAGCGAACGATTTTCCGGTGATCCACGTCACGACCGCGTACCGTGACGCCAGCGAGATCACGTCCAACCCGAAGTGGAACGAGACAGAGGTCAGTGACGGAGACTCCCGGGAGGCAATCTCCGAACACAACGTCTACGGGAACACCGAGGGGATGGAGATTATGCCGGCACTCGCTGCGGACGAGGATACGTTCCTCCAGCCGAAAAAGCGGTACTCGCCGTTCCTCGAAACGGACCTCCCTTTCGTGCTCCGGGTCAACGACATCGAGACACTGGTCGTCGCGGGCGTCAACACGAACACCTGCGTACAGTGCACCTGTTTCGAGGCAACCAACCGCGACTACGAAGTCGTCGTCGTTGAGGACTGTGTCGGAAGCATGGATGGCGAGGAGTTCCATCAACTCGGTCTCAAGAACATCGATCAGGCACTCGGGACCGTCGAATCCCTCGATCAGGTTACCGAGTCGTTCGAGAACTGA
- a CDS encoding ABC transporter permease, with the protein MATDTPNQMDFGTRAGNLVDKYKYPVAFLVAFLGLWTLGVRVYAVPTYVLPAPAEIILSFQGELGSLAGHARVTLIEAILGWVLGNAIGISLGAVMAEFNTLKRSIYPYMVILRSLPVIAFAPLLIIWMGINQGPIIAAATITTFFPSLVNSIAGFSSTDKLTKELMHSLNASRWQVFRKVKLYNALPYIFSALRISVALTFVGAVVGEWLAGNEGLGYLILVANNQLSTLLLFRALLIIGLCSTVWFGLLVFVESYLIDWENQSSGGATR; encoded by the coding sequence ATGGCGACAGACACTCCAAACCAGATGGACTTCGGGACCAGAGCCGGCAATCTCGTCGACAAGTACAAATACCCGGTGGCGTTCCTCGTTGCCTTCCTCGGGCTGTGGACGCTCGGGGTCAGAGTGTACGCTGTCCCGACGTACGTCCTACCGGCTCCCGCGGAGATCATCCTGAGTTTCCAGGGAGAACTGGGGAGTCTGGCAGGACACGCCCGGGTTACTCTGATCGAGGCGATACTGGGCTGGGTGTTGGGCAACGCCATCGGCATCTCGCTGGGTGCCGTCATGGCCGAGTTCAACACGCTCAAACGCTCGATCTACCCGTACATGGTCATCCTCCGGTCGCTCCCGGTGATCGCGTTCGCCCCACTGCTGATCATCTGGATGGGGATCAACCAGGGGCCGATCATCGCGGCCGCGACGATCACGACGTTCTTCCCGTCGCTGGTCAACAGCATCGCGGGCTTTTCCTCGACGGACAAGCTGACCAAGGAGCTGATGCACTCGCTCAACGCCAGTCGCTGGCAGGTGTTCCGGAAGGTGAAACTGTACAACGCGCTCCCCTACATCTTCTCGGCCCTGCGGATCAGCGTCGCGCTGACGTTCGTCGGCGCCGTCGTCGGCGAGTGGCTGGCCGGTAACGAGGGGCTGGGCTATCTCATCCTCGTCGCGAACAACCAGCTCTCGACGCTATTGTTGTTCCGCGCACTGTTGATCATCGGGCTGTGTTCGACAGTGTGGTTCGGACTCCTCGTGTTCGTCGAATCGTATCTCATCGACTGGGAGAACCAGAGTAGCGGAGGTGCCACCCGATAA
- a CDS encoding ABC transporter substrate-binding protein, with amino-acid sequence MARKPTNRRRFIKATGAAALAGLAGCSGGDGGSGGDGGDGGSGSDGGSTDSGSGDGGLEKTEVSVLLTYFPDMVFSPMTGAVEFGYFDDVGLDVSITTSLQVQNPLQILVNGEIDVVVATPFSYVTALARGIPVQTLFTTIGNTPLSYASMGDSGIESVPDWAGNTVGLQNEADRNWVTPVVLEEEGLSQEDITRTNIGYSVTNLTEGNVDVMSLYPTNSDYNSLRLQGTEFNLFEARDYTDAGGNVALASQDLVDDYPETFREFTRAWCKSCEESLNPENRDRFAEMTLGRLNDADADVFLGGVDPMEVERSNFDQFLEYRPDDSWDANGVGYNDPGDYAEVQNLGVRAGAISEGATTAESDIVDNSLVEAVHSDGELQWSGN; translated from the coding sequence ATGGCACGAAAACCCACGAACCGGCGTCGATTCATCAAAGCGACCGGAGCCGCTGCACTCGCAGGGCTCGCTGGCTGTTCCGGCGGTGACGGGGGCAGCGGCGGGGACGGCGGCGACGGCGGGAGCGGCAGTGACGGCGGCTCGACTGACAGCGGTTCGGGCGACGGTGGCCTCGAGAAAACCGAGGTCAGCGTGCTACTGACGTACTTCCCGGACATGGTGTTCTCCCCGATGACTGGGGCCGTGGAGTTTGGCTACTTCGACGATGTTGGACTGGATGTCTCGATCACCACGTCGCTACAGGTCCAGAACCCGCTGCAGATCCTAGTCAACGGTGAGATCGACGTGGTCGTCGCGACCCCGTTCTCGTACGTGACAGCACTGGCCCGGGGCATCCCGGTCCAGACGCTGTTCACTACGATCGGGAACACCCCGCTGAGTTACGCGTCCATGGGCGACTCCGGGATCGAAAGCGTTCCGGACTGGGCCGGCAACACCGTCGGACTACAGAACGAGGCCGACCGTAACTGGGTCACGCCGGTCGTCCTGGAGGAAGAGGGCCTGTCACAGGAGGACATCACCCGGACCAACATCGGCTACTCGGTGACGAACCTCACCGAAGGAAACGTCGACGTGATGTCGCTGTACCCGACGAACTCCGACTACAACTCCCTGCGGCTCCAGGGGACGGAGTTCAACCTCTTCGAGGCTCGTGACTACACCGACGCCGGCGGGAACGTCGCACTCGCATCGCAAGACCTCGTCGACGACTACCCCGAGACGTTCCGGGAGTTCACGCGGGCGTGGTGCAAGTCCTGCGAGGAGTCGCTCAACCCCGAAAACCGCGATCGGTTCGCGGAGATGACGCTCGGACGGCTCAACGATGCCGACGCCGACGTGTTCCTCGGTGGCGTCGATCCGATGGAAGTCGAGCGGTCGAACTTCGATCAGTTCCTCGAATACCGCCCCGACGACTCCTGGGACGCAAACGGCGTCGGCTACAACGACCCCGGCGACTACGCCGAGGTGCAGAACCTCGGTGTCCGGGCTGGTGCGATCAGCGAGGGTGCGACGACTGCGGAGTCGGACATCGTCGACAACTCGCTGGTCGAAGCTGTCCACAGTGACGGGGAGCTTCAATGGTCGGGTAACTAA
- a CDS encoding asparaginase, translating to MTIVVISTGGTIASTEDAGGDASPELTGEDLVASVPGFDDQLSLRTEDFSNVPSAHFTVEQMHELSQLIAEYDSDDVVDGIVVTQGTDVLEESAYFVDRSYDGETPVVFTGAMRNPSLASPDGPANLLTAVRTAQSEGARGRGALVAFNDRIHAAKYVTKTNSMNLDTFRSPEFGPLATRDEETIRWSVATERTESVDIDPAALTNEVVGITVTADMHPSQIPAPDECAAVVLAATGAGHIPPKLIEPLEALAEADIPLVATTRCPEGRLATDTYDFPGSEVTLQRLGCYYSERNLQKARVETIVGLAGGGVGSVLSRP from the coding sequence ATGACAATCGTTGTCATCTCGACAGGCGGGACGATCGCTTCGACGGAGGACGCCGGTGGGGACGCGAGTCCGGAGTTGACGGGCGAAGACCTCGTCGCCAGTGTGCCCGGCTTCGACGACCAACTGTCGCTCCGGACGGAGGACTTCTCCAACGTGCCCAGCGCACACTTCACTGTCGAACAGATGCACGAACTGAGCCAGTTGATCGCCGAGTACGACAGCGACGACGTGGTCGACGGCATCGTCGTCACGCAGGGGACGGACGTGCTCGAAGAATCGGCGTACTTCGTCGACCGGAGCTACGACGGCGAGACACCGGTCGTGTTCACCGGGGCGATGCGAAACCCGTCGCTCGCAAGCCCTGACGGGCCGGCCAACCTGCTGACGGCCGTCCGAACGGCCCAGAGCGAGGGCGCCCGTGGCCGCGGTGCGTTGGTCGCGTTCAACGACCGAATCCACGCTGCGAAGTACGTGACCAAGACGAACTCGATGAACCTCGATACGTTCCGCTCGCCGGAGTTCGGCCCGTTGGCGACCCGCGACGAGGAGACGATCCGGTGGAGTGTCGCGACCGAGCGGACGGAGTCGGTCGACATCGACCCCGCAGCCCTCACGAACGAGGTCGTCGGTATCACCGTCACGGCCGACATGCATCCGTCACAGATACCAGCGCCCGACGAGTGTGCGGCGGTCGTGCTGGCGGCGACCGGCGCCGGTCACATCCCGCCGAAACTCATCGAACCGCTGGAAGCGCTGGCCGAGGCAGACATCCCGCTCGTGGCGACCACGCGCTGTCCGGAGGGGCGACTCGCGACGGACACGTACGACTTCCCCGGCAGTGAGGTCACACTACAGCGGCTGGGGTGTTATTACTCGGAGCGGAACCTCCAGAAAGCGCGCGTCGAGACGATCGTCGGACTCGCCGGCGGCGGCGTCGGATCGGTGCTGTCACGGCCCTGA
- a CDS encoding dihydroorotase, protein MVYDTAITDGTVVTATEQFPATVAIRDGRIAAVLDPAETVEAERTIDAAGKHILPGGVDPHVHMMDPGDTEREDFPTGTAAAAAGGITTVGEHHRTDPTVLTADILTDKRDYLSDRARVDFGLLAGGHPDNVDEIAGLEAEGTLAYKSFTCDVHGVPALQSADMHRLYEEIDRVGGISMVHPEDELMLNANEERIREEGRTDGSVIPDWRSKEAEQVAVSTTLRIAKQTGVPFWFAHLSHPELIDQVNHYKSQGVDVYAESCPHYFYLTREDIVEDAPYTMFTPPAREESDRRELWERLDAGEIDMINADHAPSTLEQKAEGEDNVFDAPFGIPGVETVLPLLLNGVAEGKVSIERIAEVFATNPAKILDLYPRKGSLQVGADADLTIVDLDREQTLRNENVVAKCGWTPLDGLTITGDVETTLVRGEPVYHEGEVVGDPGYGEFVRRGEAE, encoded by the coding sequence ATGGTGTACGACACTGCAATCACCGACGGCACGGTAGTCACTGCTACCGAGCAGTTCCCGGCGACAGTCGCGATCCGGGACGGCCGGATCGCGGCCGTCCTCGATCCAGCAGAGACAGTGGAGGCCGAGCGTACCATCGACGCTGCTGGCAAGCACATCCTTCCAGGCGGCGTCGATCCACACGTCCACATGATGGACCCCGGCGACACGGAGCGGGAGGACTTCCCGACCGGGACGGCCGCGGCGGCCGCCGGCGGCATCACGACCGTGGGCGAACACCACCGGACAGATCCGACGGTCCTGACAGCCGACATCCTCACCGACAAGCGCGACTACCTCTCGGACCGAGCGCGCGTCGACTTCGGCCTGCTCGCGGGTGGCCACCCCGACAACGTCGACGAGATCGCGGGGCTCGAAGCGGAAGGGACACTCGCGTACAAGAGCTTCACCTGCGATGTCCACGGCGTCCCCGCCCTCCAGAGCGCGGACATGCACCGACTCTACGAGGAGATCGACCGGGTCGGTGGGATCAGCATGGTCCACCCCGAGGACGAACTGATGTTGAACGCAAACGAGGAGCGGATCCGCGAGGAGGGCCGCACCGACGGCAGCGTCATCCCGGACTGGCGATCGAAGGAGGCAGAACAGGTCGCCGTCTCGACGACGCTCCGGATCGCGAAACAGACCGGCGTCCCGTTCTGGTTTGCACACCTGAGCCACCCCGAACTGATCGATCAGGTGAACCACTACAAGTCACAGGGGGTCGACGTGTACGCCGAGAGCTGTCCACACTACTTCTATCTGACTCGTGAAGATATCGTCGAGGACGCGCCGTACACGATGTTCACGCCGCCCGCTCGCGAGGAGTCTGACCGGCGAGAGCTGTGGGAGCGGTTAGACGCTGGCGAGATCGACATGATCAACGCCGACCACGCACCCTCGACACTGGAGCAGAAAGCCGAGGGGGAAGACAACGTCTTCGACGCCCCCTTCGGCATTCCGGGCGTCGAGACGGTATTACCGCTGTTGTTGAACGGTGTCGCCGAAGGTAAGGTCTCGATCGAGCGAATCGCAGAGGTCTTCGCTACCAACCCCGCGAAGATACTCGACCTTTACCCGCGGAAAGGCAGCCTGCAGGTCGGTGCCGACGCCGACCTCACCATCGTCGATCTCGACCGCGAGCAGACACTCCGGAACGAGAACGTCGTCGCGAAGTGTGGCTGGACGCCGCTCGACGGGCTGACGATCACCGGCGACGTGGAGACGACGCTGGTCCGTGGCGAGCCAGTCTACCACGAGGGTGAAGTCGTCGGCGACCCCGGATACGGGGAGTTCGTCCGCCGAGGTGAGGCCGAATGA